The genomic interval GTAAGGTGGAGGTAATCCTAAAGGGTCCTAGTGGGTTGATCTTCATGTTCACTTATTTCCTCTAAATTAGAAGAAGTATCAAacaaatgatcagaaaaatcagACTCCGACTCTGACACAGGTGTAGAAGCAAATTGACCCAAGGCGTCTTTATACCTGTGCATGCAAGGTAAACAAAAATGCAACactaaaaaaactataaaaataaaagaaaataaaataaagatgcaGCAAGCTGAAGAGGGAACGAAGTTACCGCCTTTACAAACTGCTGAAAAGAAAAATTGTCTAGCAATTCTTCTACCAtctccccggcaacggcgccaaaatttgATTACTCCCAAAGAATAACGCGGTAGTTGTAGCATAGATGTGGGGTGTCAAATCCATAGAAAGACAAAGTAAAAGAATAGCAGAAAgaacaaataaactaaagaaaaaatattaaatgattcATGGTGAACAAAGATTAATTTTAAATGTAATTAAAGTGAAGCAAAGTGACTAACGGAAAAAGTACCCAAATTTGACGAACAGTAAAGCGTCGGGAATCCCTTGCACAAATTCGATATTTTAATTATTCTTAATTCATTGAATAACTCAATTGGGAACTCAATTCCCAAAATTCCCAATCGGAAGGTATAGATttataaaccaaaattaaaccaAATGTAACCCTTTGAAAAATAATTCACCACTTTTAGAATACGTAAATTATTATCCCTATTGAGAAAATCCAACGACGACAATATACTCAAAAAGCGATATTTCAGCAAAGAAGTAAATCAGTGTAGATAAATAATTGATCCAAACATAATCAAAGAACTAATCCTATCAATAGAAAAAGCATGACTGAATTCATAAACAGAATAAATTCTATGATTATTCGGAGAAGAAAACATCGACAATGAATTGAGAATAATAAAACAAAGGAGTTTagtaattgaaaatcaaatacatAAATTAAAAATAGATTGAAAATACCATCTAGTGTGCAAGTTCATTCTTACTTGAGAATTTACTAAGATGAAAGACagataaattttaaagaaaacctTCAAGCCTCCCCTCTCTCGTCTCCCCTTTCTTCACAAAAAGTTTAGCCTTTATATTTCCatcacaaaaccctaaaaacggaacagtattaaaaataataataataaaaatataaatgctGAAATATATCctttggtttttgggtttggatTGCGGTCCACTTTTGACCTAGTAAATATTTGGATTAGTGAAATACTATCTTAGAACGAATTGTATCTCTTTTTGTAAGCTTTTCAATGCCACTTAAATCATGCCAATCGAATatcagatgagagagttatgattaaaatactaaaatatgtCCAGGCTATCTCCTAGCGAATTTCGGACTTGGATTGCGACCCATTTTTGACCTAGTTCGTATTAGCCAAATATTATCTCACAATGAATTGCAACTCTTTTCTTAAGCTTTCCAACACCCCTTGAATCACACCAATCCGATATCATATTAGAGAGTTATACTTAAAATACGGAAATATGTCTGTGCTGTCTTCTATCGAATTTCAAACTTTGACTTTTTGCAATttccttttgtgatttttttcttGATCCAAATTGCTCTAAAAGCCCATGAGAGTGCTCCTTTGAATCTctaaaattaaacataaaaatcaGCTTAAGAATATCCCAAAGTAAATAGAAACTCAATTCAAGAATACACATTAATTCCAATGATTTCTATTCACATTTTAGCATTTTAGTCCAATAATAGGGTATTTAAAGAGCACTTTCGTACACTTATCATGTACCATTTCTCCCCATTCTTCTTTAAGCTAGGGCATCTCCCTTCACTATTtgctcttttcttctttcttgtcTTTCCATGTTATCTTGATAGGAGTAATGTTTACTACCATTGAGCTTTTGGTTGAACTCCttaaatatttaatatctgtCTTTACTTCCTTCTTTTCCTTCCTATGATTAGCCATAGGAGGATTTTGGTTACCATCACTGGAGATACTTATCCCCACGTCATGTGCAAGTGTAGCTAATTCATCAAACGCAATGAATTAAGAATGATAAAACAAAGGAGTTTagtaattaaaaatcaaatacatAAATTAAAAATAGATTGAAAATACCATCTAGTGTGTAAGTTCGTCTCTAACCTTACTTGAGAATTTAGTTCTCCATACTAAGATGATAGACAAATAAATTTTAGAGAAAACTTTCAAGCCTCCCCTCTCTCGTCTCCCCTATCttcacaaaaatttaaaaaaaataaaataaaaaaaataaaaaataaataaagacgctgaaatatatttttctcacTTTTGGGCTTGTTTTGCGGTCCACTTTTGACCTAATAAACATCTGGATTAGTGAAACACTATCTCACAATGAATTGTAGCTCCTTTCGTAAGCTTTTCAACGCCACTTGAATCACGCTAATCGGATATATGAgggagttatgattaaaatattgaaatatgtttAGGCTATCTCCTAACGAATTTCATACTTAAATTGCGACCCacttttgacctagtaaacgtcCGTATTAGCGAAATACTATCTCGTAATGAATTGTAGCTCTTTCCGTAATCTTTCCAACACCACTTGAATGACGCCGATCCGATATCATATGAGAGAGTTATACTTAAAATATGGAAATATGTCCAATGTTGTCTCCTAGTGAATTTCGGACTTGGACTTTTTGCAATttccttttgtgattttttttttcttgatccAAATTGCTCTCAAAGCCCATGAGAGTCCTCCTTTGAATTTTACTAGGCTTTGACTTGCTCTTTTATAAACTTtgaaattaaacataaaaatcaACTTAAAAGCATCCCAAAGTAAATAGAAACTCAATTCAAGAATACACATTAATTCCAATGATTTATATTCACATTTTAGCATTTTAGTCCAATAATAGGGTATTTAGAGAGTACTTTTGTACACTTATCAGGTACCATTTCTCCCCATGCTTCTTTAAGCAAGGGCATCTCCCTTCACTATTTGCCCTTTTCTTCTTTCTTGTCTTTCCTGTTATCTTGATAGGAGTAATGTTTACTAACATTGAGCCTTTGGTCGAACTCCTTAAATATTTAATATCTATCTTTACTTCCTTCTTTTCCTTCCTATGATCAGCCATAGGAGGATTTTGGTTACCATTGCTGGAGATACTTATCCCCACGTCTTGTGCAAGTGTAGCTAATTCATCAAACGCACGTGGTTTAATTCCTTGAGAATAATATATAACAATCCCCAGTGCATTCCTTGAATGCACATCTCTATAATGAAAATTTCTAAAAGTCGCTCTTGACAATCAAGATTTTAGACATTCCATCTACTGATGTAATCCACGATAGCTTCATCCTTCCATTGATTAGTGTTTGTTAGCTCCATCAAGCTAACATCGTGACATGTGTTGCAAAAGCAATTTAAGAATTCTTTCTCAAGTTGATCCTAACTATCAATGGATTCAAATTCTAAGTCTATATACTAGTCAAATGCATTGCCTCGAAAAGATTGTACAAATTATTTGACAAGAACATAGCCACAAGTTCCTACATTCTCGCAAGTTTCAACAAAGTGAGCAACATGTTGTTTAGGGTTGCCCTTTCCATCAAAATGATTAAATTTTGGAGGTTGATATCCTTTTAGCATTGTCATGTTATCGATACATTTTACATAAGGCTTTGAATACATAAGGGAACTTTGAGATGGACCACCATATTGTGCTCGAATTGTGTTTGTTATCATGTCTTGTAGTTGTTGGACAGATAATGAGTCAACCGAAGTGGAAGAAGTCTCTTAAGAAGCCTCAAAGACCTCCTTCTCCTTGCCTTTGATTTTGCTAACAACATTATTGGGAATGAAACTATGAGGAAATTTTGGCTATTGGCTTGCTTTACCATTTTCTGCCTCCGACTTGTTCATGAGCGAGGCAATTTGAAGATCTCTATCTTTAACAATTTTGGCAAGGAGTGAGATCTTTTCTCCATTTTTGCAATCTTTTCTTCTATGGTAGTCATAACTATCACCATGATGGACATGATGTTAGCAAATAAGGGAATGCTTAATTATGTGGGATAGATTTCTTCCACAAAGCTTTTGAAAAATGATATAGACTATATGCTATCAGAGGAATATTCTTTCAACATATAGATTGGCGTTCTACTGCTCCTGCATTATTTGAAAATCGAAGAAACTTTCAAGTTTGACATATTTTAATGAAAAAATCAAGTGTTATTGTATGTCTTGGCTCAATCTCCTTGACTTGTTGAGAACCTTGCAGACCAAGAGTCCTTACTTTGCTAGAAGTGAGCAAACCTATAAAAGTTGAGTTGTCAGAGGTGTTGATATCATCATCTATAGATCCGAAAGCTATGAAGATAGTAGCAACATTCTTGCTAATCTGATTCTTTACTGGAGCCATTGGATTTGAGGAAGTGGAATTGAAAATTCATAATGATGAAGAAGGTGATGAGAGGCAAAGTTATCCCATAGGTGCGCCTTTAAATTTGTAACGACAAAATTCATGCCAAGAAAGGAAAATTCTATTCAAatatttgattttgaaattatGGGCAAATTCTCTATAAATTTTTACATTTAAGAATAAAAAATTCCTCCGATTCAATCTCCTTGAAAATGGATGCGTTTCCAAAATAGACGGCGAAGATCTTTTAGATGACAAATTTAACTATGTCAGAAGATGGATTCATATTTAATCTTTGTAGGTGCAAGTTTCATCATGAATTATGAATGTTTGAGCTACgagaatatttccaaaatttattGATATTTCTCAACTATAAAAATTACAGAAAAGCAAAGACTAGATTCATTATGCCTTCTTTCTCaattctttttcttgtttttttttttttagttctccAAATAAATGTCACAAaaggtatttataggctaaaaCTAAAACTGGACAAGTCTATTCAAATAATTAGAATTAAAGTTATTTAATTTTGACAAATCAAATTAACTGTagacatttatatatatttttaatatccacaaacaattaaaataatttaccataatcaaatttattttgactaattaaattaaatatagacatttatatatatatatatatatatatatatatatatatttaacatctACACCCATTAGGTCAAAGTGTAACACGCTTGATTAAGGtttaatttactaataaaataataattattatcatcattagtAGTACTATCATCAttacaattatttttgaaaaattgctgAAATGGAACCCATTGAGCCTAAATGTGACATTTTTGTGGTATTGGGGCATACATATCAAAACCTTAACGAAACAAGCCTAAAGAATTTTgctttttcatgtttgattataagagaattaaaaaaaataaataaataagatataCAACAATTgacaaaaattttgattttaaatgtcATTGtctatttaaaaagaaaaaagaaaattgatTTAAATAGCATTTGTCatagtaaaaatgaaaaattaatttttcttctcattttctttttcctttctcaAACAAAACTCTTTGTCCAAATGAAAACCGTGGGGTGCTCCAATCTTTTGAAGTAGCTTCTTTCCATGTCTCTTCATTTCCCCTTGGTTTAAGAaacaaaaccatcattttcaccCATTTCAACCCATGTGATGAATCACACCCAACGTGAATCAAATGAGAGAAGCATCAGTTCTCTCCTACTCTCCACTTCTTCCCGATCAAATGCAGTGTTACGTGCGCAGAGGACCGACCTAGTAAAGAGCAGTAATGGAAGATATAGCCCATGCCAAGGCAAAATATGTACCTTCCCAGGACCACATCTTTTGGTTCATCTTGTTCACAAATCACCCGATGGTAAAGTCCAGCCGCAGTTTAAATTGATCTTGCCTAATCTCACACTTCCAACATAAAAGAACCAAAAATACTTTTGAGGAACATTATAAAATGACGATGGTTAATATCTTCTATGTATTTGCAAGTATttctatcctttcaaaaattaaataaataaaaataaacatgcAGTGGAAAAGCCTAGCTGATAAATCCAAAACAACAGCACTCTATTACCTAAATTACATCTAACAAAATATCTGCAATAGCAATACCACCAAGAACTGCGGCAGTGAGAATGCATACATTGCTTCTTCTATCTGCACTTTGCCTGTAGAGAAAAGAAGTTTAAAACCAAGAAATCAGTTCAACCAAACAGATCAGTTCTCGCTTCCTCCCCCTCTGCCAATGAACCCACCATTTAATTTTGTGGGCTTCAAGCCTGCACCATCCGGCGCATACCCCCTGAACTGCTAAAAATGATAGCTATACACGCGtgcgcatgcacacacacacacacacacatatatatatatatacacgtttATCTATATtttatgcatgtatgtatttatgtatgcatgtatgtatcaAATAAGCCTGCTATTCACACCCTTACAAGAGATGGAAAGAACACTTCTCCAATCCTACATAATTTCTTGCAGTAGCAAGTAACATAATTAAACCCAATATCAAGAAATGAAGGCGCAATTTTCATGTCCTGGAATGACCTAATCCCTAAGGGCAAAAACTACTGATAACATGTCAAGCAGGAAAGCCTAGACTGCCAGGGAAGCAAGAAATTCACTCGAGCATTTAGAAAAGCTAATTCGACAAACATTGCACTAACATTTTCGAATGACAGAGTTAGTTCAATAATTAAGCAATCAAATATTCTGAGAAAATTTGCATTTGTAAAgcaaaaaaagaaacaagaaaaatgaGTTCAATATCCTGAGGTACATTTCAAATGAAGTTCATTCGCCACCAAAAAATCAAGGTTGCTCGCACTTCTTCAATCACATCCTAGAAACACTAAAATTTCAGTTAAATTAACTCGTAATCCATAAATCTTCACACATGTACCAATAGTTTGCTACTTTGCTCCCCCTTGTAACAAAACTAGAACGCTCCATGATCCAATGCTACAATTTtgctattgttgttgttgttgttttttgaTCCGGTCTCTTTCTTCTTCCCTCTATTGGCGAGGTGTAGGAAAAAGAAAACGCGGTGTGAAACATCCCTTTGTAAAGGAATTTCGATTATAAACTCCCTTCTTTGCTCCAAACCTAGGGTAATTGCAAGTTTACctagaaaaataattttgataCCTACATAATGGCacaataaagagagagagagagagagaggtcaagCACCCAAAACAACCAAATTGCTATGGTTGGACAACACAGCTGCCATGGTGAGCTAATCATCAACTACAAACATGGGTCGGGCTGAAAGAGATGTCACTTAAGCCTTTTTGTTTAAATGTATACCCATTAAAACAAGCTATATAAACTCCAACTCAAAACGTAAAAGATATTGACTGCTATGGGCATAAGGATTGGTCAAAGCTATACAAAAATTATTGACTCCCCCTCGCCATAAAGTGTAGAGGAGACTCACAAAAGAAATGCTCCTGCGGCTCTGTGAGCTGACCAAAAAATATTGCTAATTTCATGCAAagctataaaataaaattctgaataaaagaaCTATCGActattcagtttatacttgataGTTCATAGGCCAGGCGGCAAGAAGAAAGAAATGTGCAAAAGATGTATACGCCGATAGATCAAAATGCTCACAAGAAAAAGGCGGTACAGAGAGTCAATCATCCATCGAATTGGCGTCTCCTTCATCCTCGTCCTTCTTCAAGCTGCCGCAAACATTACACTCCACAACATTCGATGGTGTACCATCATTGGAAGGAGGCAATGGAGCCAATGTACCCCAACAATTATCTCTATTGCACATGTATCTCAGAAAGAAGTAGGCATGAGGGAAGTCACTTTCTGCTTCCAATGCATTCTCTACATCATCCACCCCCATACCCATTCGGTCATCACTGTCTTCATCCATCTCATcaccctcctcctcctcctcctcctcatctGACCAATTCGCTTCAACCTTGCACCGATCGCATTCGCAGGTAAAGCCATAATCTTCCAGGAGCCTCCTCTGCCTGTGTGAATACTTCTCGTTCACAGGAAAGTAGCTCAAACAAATTTCCCTTCCTCGGGGAACATCGTGAATCATTCTCACGATAATGTCCGTATTTCCATCGGGATCGGTGTCCACATAATCGAATCTGCAAGCGTTGGGAAGGCAATCGTGGTTAAAGAAAGACGCATTGGGATACATACCATAAGCCCTGACGGATCTCTCCCCTCCCGGTGAGAAAGGCTCCATCAAACCGAAGGCATTGAGCTTGTCCTTAGCAAGCAGAGCCGCTGTGAGTTCCACGGATACGCTTTGAGGAGGAGGAGAGAGGGAAGAGATGAGGGAATGAAGGAACACGGCGGCGTCGTTGCCGTCTCCAGCGCCTTGAAGAGAGAGCAAAATCTGGAAGTCGGATGGAGAAACGGCAGCGAGGTTGTAGGCGGCGACGAGGAAGCGGGCCTGGACTTGGCGATCTTGGTCGAGCGCGACCAGCGAAGGGCAGTTTCTCAGGCGAATTAGGGTTCGGCAGACCCAAGGGGTATGGGTCGAAGACAGAGCCGCCGATCGGCAGCTAGGACTACAGAAAGAGGTATGGGAGCATGAGGGGCAGGAAATGATGGAGGCGCCGGCGGCGATGTGGAGCTTTCTGAAGCAGTGGGAACAGTAGTTGCGATCGGCGGCGATGGAGGAGGAGCTAGCACCATCGCATTCGAAGGGGAAAGCAGAGTAGAGGAGGATGGGAGAGTCTCTGAAGACGATTTGACCGGCTTTTAGCGGCTGCGAGGATACGAGAGCCCTTCCTCTCCCATGGATCTCCGCCACTGTGACAGACGGAGCTGTTGCTCCTGTGGCAGCAGCAAATTGACATTCCACCGCTGCCATAGACGACGtttgttcttcttcttcgccAACGGAGCTAAGAAGCGGCGGATATGCTCTGTTTCAAACAACAAGATCAGCTGGCAGCCGAGGGAGGCTCCCCGTCCCAAACCTCACACTGTTTCAACTTTCAAGTTCCAAGTTAACCTATCGGGATTTTGTACGAgatgaaaataaaataagttttcatagcatcttttaatattatatattattaaagataattttatatataattagaaattaaataataataataataataatgggtgacccgttttatatatatatatatatatatatatatatacactaaactATTTTATAAAGGAAGGAAGTTAtggaaatttaattatattttatatacataattgtgataaaatgagatttttatatgaaaatgatgaaaagtcaCATATAGAATAATTTTACtaggaaataatgaaatgtggtattgatatgttttactaaaaaatgttgaaatacgagaaataagatatatatatatatatatatatatatatattatgaggagaaagaaatagaaaaattactgatatgatgagatgaatgtagatactgaaatgtgaatattgaattgagaatattgaaatatgaatatggaaatgtggaaatgagtacACTAATGGATTGTTGTTAATagagagcacgatactgttgctagtgaagtgatagtgcaaccacacagtctCGTGAAGAGTGTGGCGAGACAGTCAAATGGGCCTGTGCAGGGTTATGATGCCCTCCTGGGGTCCAAACCAGGATTGGGCAGGCAACACGTTCCCCCTTGATCTAATCAGGTAGGCCAATTGTGATTAAATTCAaccttcgaaccgcacaacctaGTCGTGGGGGGAAGTATGACGATGAGATGGGAATATCTTCAAGGCAGCCATTAGTTACAGACACGTAGTGGATTCTATACTAGCGAAAACTCATGAGATGGATTGTGATTACTCATTACAAACATGATAATGAACAATCATGGGTTATAGACACGTTGTGAAATATATTGGAGGATACCCATGGGGTggaatgtgaaaatgaaaatgagaaaaaaaagcTTACGAAAGTCATTGaaatatgcatataagaaataaaagcttataaaagaaaatgtgaatatggttttgagaaataagaaagtacatatatgattatgaaaatgataagagagcttttgaaaaatatgttttacatacatatatgataatgagtacatatctatatattttctcCCAACTGTTATATGTATTAAAATGGAGTGTGATATGATATAATTGAattcatactgccacacactgtaaataattattccatcttactgagaggtgtctcactcaagtattttaatatttcaggaaaccgtaACAGACCAAGAGATAGagttccgagatagaggggagctagtaccctaAAAGAGAGGGTAAACATTTTGTGTTGGGGAATGTGTTTGGGTAATCCCCTTGTGTATGTTATGgacttttggggatgtatatagatgtatataACTTTGCTTATgtgtattctggatggtatgtaaATATGGATGTCCGTTGTTAGGTATGTTCTTATATAATGGATTGATTATCCGGTATCCCACTTTGAGTCGGGTCTTGATGatatatgatatcagggttttAATATGacaaattatgataattattattttttatttaattttaaaaaaaatggtggaAAAATCGGGTCGTGACAACGTCCACATTctcctttaaattttttaaataaaatttctgGCGCAGGAATGCGAAGAAGACAACGAGACCACATATCAGCATTGTGATTACAAAAATAAATGAGGGGCAATTGTTCCATTTAGAGGGAACTCTGGCTTTCCGGCGACTGCATTAATGGATGGGCACAAATGGGAGGTTCCAAACCTTTCTTTGATGACTCTGGGGATTAAAA from Malania oleifera isolate guangnan ecotype guangnan chromosome 9, ASM2987363v1, whole genome shotgun sequence carries:
- the LOC131164663 gene encoding histone-lysine N-methyltransferase ASHR2 gives rise to the protein MAAVECQFAAATGATAPSVTVAEIHGRGRALVSSQPLKAGQIVFRDSPILLYSAFPFECDGASSSSIAADRNYCSHCFRKLHIAAGASIISCPSCSHTSFCSPSCRSAALSSTHTPWVCRTLIRLRNCPSLVALDQDRQVQARFLVAAYNLAAVSPSDFQILLSLQGAGDGNDAAVFLHSLISSLSPPPQSVSVELTAALLAKDKLNAFGLMEPFSPGGERSVRAYGMYPNASFFNHDCLPNACRFDYVDTDPDGNTDIIVRMIHDVPRGREICLSYFPVNEKYSHRQRRLLEDYGFTCECDRCKVEANWSDEEEEEEEGDEMDEDSDDRMGMGVDDVENALEAESDFPHAYFFLRYMCNRDNCWGTLAPLPPSNDGTPSNVVECNVCGSLKKDEDEGDANSMDD